GGTCGTGGCCGCTCAGCTTGACTCAGCTTTGGCGGAGGAAGGAAATGTGTATGCCGTAAAAGCCGATATTGCTGAAATACCCGAAATGGCCGGACGTTTCCACGTGCTGACCGCACCTGCATGGCTGCTGTTTTATCAAGGCAAGGAAGTAGAACGGATGGCCCGCTTCATCCCTCAGGCACAGATGAAGCAGACATTGGCAAAATGGACAAAAGTAGCAGAAAGCGGACATCAGTAACCGGTCTATCAATGTTTCAGACGGCTGCGATCTTGATAAAGATTTCTTGGTAGGCGTAAAACTCAATTCGGCGGACTTCCAAAAAGGCGGTTTTGACGAAAGCGAATCGGTGCAGGTAGTACAAAAACTGTCAGAAATGGGCATTGATTTTATTAAGGCAGAAATCACCCAATCCTTATGCAACGAGCTCTGGGAAAAACTCGGCAATGGTGAAATCAGCAAACCGATTATTCATCAAGTATTTGATTTTAAATACGTAGCAAAAGCCCATATAGAAATGGACAAAGGCACGCATATTGGGAAAGTGATGTTGGATTTCACTTTGCTCAATCAATAAGGAGTAACACCATGAAACTTTCCATTCTCAATCTTGCCCCCGTTCGTGAAGGGCAAACTTATTTGCAAGCGGTCGATTCGATGGTGAATCTTGCAAAATACGCGGAGCGCATTGGCATTGAGCGCTATTGGATTGCTGAGCATCATAATATGAAAAATTTGGTGAGTTCAGCGACCGCACTTTTAATTCAACATACGCTAGCCAATACGAAGACCTTGCGCGTTGGCTCGGGCGGCGTGATGTTACCGAATCATTCGCCTTATGTGGTGGCCGAGCAATATGGCACACTGGAGACGCTTTATCCAAACCGTGTTGAACTCGGTTTAGGACGTGCGCCAGGAACTGATATGCAAACGGCTGCGGCACTTCGTCGAGGACGAAAAAGTCTGGATTTCCCTGCGGAAATTGCGGAACTTCGCGGTTACTTTAAAGATTCTAACCCTGTTTCTGCATATCCTTCTGCCGGCTTGAATATACCATTTTATATTTTAGGATCTAGCACTGAAAGTGCCTATCTTGCGGCAGAACTTGGCTTGCCTTATGCATTTGCTTCACACTTTGCGCCACGTATGATGGAAATGGCAGTGGAGATTTACCGCAAAAACTTCAAACCTTCTACCTATCTTGCTGAACCTTATGTCATCTTAGGTGTGAACGCGATTGTTGCAGAAACCGATAACGAAGCGAGACAACTCGCGACGACACAAACACTATTTTTCTTAAATATAGTGACTAATGCGCAACAAAATTTACAACCACCGATGGCGTCAGAAGAAGACGTTTGGAAAGCCCAAATGCATGCCCAAAAGAAACCACACTTTGGCCCAGTCGATTTTGAGGAAATCCCGATTTACAATCAAGAGCGTGCTGTAGTGGAACAAATGACTGCTTGTTCGCTTATCGGTAGTCCTGAAAGTGTGGAATTTCAACTCAAGCGACTGCGTGAACGGGTACATTTTGATGAAATTATGGCGGTGAGTTATATTTTTGATGAACAAAAACAAGCCCAATCTTATACGATGTTAAAATCGATTGTGGATAAGCAATCGTGATAAAAACATGGCGAGATCATCTCGCCATGTTTTATGCCTAAACCATTTTCGACAATAACATCTCCTTCAACTTGTTATACACCCACACCACTCGCTTGGTCATCCACACTTTTGAGCTTATCAATTCCCACCCGCCAATCAATCACAATGTCGGAGTAGGGCTCAAGTGCGGTCAATAATTCAAACAGAATTTCATCGTTATAAGCATTGGCGGCAGGGTGTACCACACCTTGCATTGCTTTTTCTTTTACATTGTTTTTAGCAAATAGCCGTTCGCTTTCCGCCAAATATTGCGTCGCTTTCGGCAAAAATTGTTCGCCAAATTCAGTGAGCTTGATGTTTCGCGTGTTACGTTTGAACAAACTTTCACCTAATAAGGCTTCGAGATCGGCGATCATTCTTGTGACGACTTGAGGCGAAACGGCGAGCCGCTGGGCGGTTTCACGAAAATTAAAGGTTTCGGCAGCGGAGCAAAAATAGCGAAGGGCTTCTAGTTTATTCACTATTATTCCTTTTTTCAGAATAGTTTATTCTTATTTTATTAATTTTTAAGTCAGAATACTAGGGTTATACTGCATCAAAGTGTTGAATGAAGACATTACCGGCCAAGTAAACAAAGATCGTAATGTGCTAACTGGCGACAGCCCGCTGGCATCAAATAATCTTGGAATTTTAGCGGCAGATGCGTTGTTGAAAAAAGTAGCTAGCTTGGGTTAATTCATTCAATCTAGTCCAAACAAAAAAACAGTCCGCAACTTTAAAGTGAAGTTGCGGACTGTTTTTTTTGTTTTACATCGGTGGTCCGAAAAATAGCCATGGCGAACTATTTATAATGGCTGGTTCTACGATAGCGGTATCAACCAAGAAGGTTGGCGCGGTTGGAAACTGACAGATTCACAAACCGCCGAGCCAAACGCACGCAATATCGTGCTTTCCAAAGGGTCGATGACGTATTACTTTATAACGCCGAAGGCGCAGAAGAGTTCTCCCGTTTCTTTGCGATTCCAGGTTTGAACCACTGTGATGGCAGCGTCGATTTGCGCTTATATAAGTAATTGTACTACTGAAGAAACAGGAGTTAGCAGACTAAAATCGTAGAGTTATGAATCTAACATAATATAAATTAATTTCCTTTTCCCTATTCTTCTACAAATTCCGCTGTTTTGTTCCTATATGTCAAATGAGAATTAATGGTACTCAAGAGAGTGTGCTCATAGTACTCCAATTTTTAGTATAAAATCAATAGGTTTTAAGAGAGATTTGGCTGTAACTCTACCACTTAATTATTGAGTAGTAGTAGGGTTGAGGGTAGGAAACTTATTACGATACTAAGTACCTTCAACTCATAGCATATAGCTAATTTATAAAGGCCATCTGAATATCAGACGGCCTCCTGTCTATTAGAATTTAGACATTGTAAATTTCTTCGTTCTTAACATTTTCTTAAGGCTTCCGCTTCAGTCGTACCCGGAGGGTTTATACCAAAAAAAGCTGAACCATCCTTGTAACTTGAGACAACTAATACGATCGATCTTAAAAAAACTTGCTCAAACTGAAATCAAAATAAAGCCATCGTTAACACCGAGATTTGGAAAGCTACGTGAAGGCTTTTCAAAGAGTACGAAGCATTTTACTTTCAGGACAAGCTTTGAGTTGGAATAGATCATTTGTTCTTATAGATGAGATTTTCAGGTTTTTTGTCGGGAGAAATAAGAAGTTTATCAAGGTATTCGGGGTCATGCCAGTCATCCCAAGGTGCTAGACTAAAATAAGCTTTAATAAAATCATCAATAATAGCTGAACCTTCGGTATTAATACCAATAATATTTCCTTGTTCAATTAAGTCAATATTAGGAAAATATTGCTTCAGTATATTTTTATTTACTATACCTTGTTGAATAATTGGCCAGAATCCTTTATCTAACGATTCTTCAGTAATAAACATAGCAGCAATAATATCGTTTTTATCTATTTTTATATCTTCATATAAAGGAAGGTTTTTTGAGGAAATTTTCATTTTGGTAATTAAGCAGGCTACACCTATCCAATCATATTTTCCAAGAATCTGTCCAACAGCTAAAAAATCATCTTCTATGGGAATGCCAAAATAATCGCCTACCTGCCATTTCTGTTTTTTTCTTGCCATTTTTTAAAGTTCCTTTCTGTAATTCAATAAGGCATGGGAATTTTTCCACCTGCTGCACGGTAGCGAGGTTCAGACATCTGATGACGTTTATTGGCCAAAGGTCCTCCTCGACTCTTGATACCGCCTTGTAATCTAATGTGATCTTCTTCCAATCGGTCTAGACATTGACCAGATTTAGTTTGCCCAAGTAAGGTAAACCTGTGAGTTGCTATGAATGCTCTATTATGTTCTCTTTGCCTGGCAAAATATCTTATTGAGGATTTGGCTTGGCCTACATATTTTTCGCCAGTTTTAGGATGTGTCCTCAGATAAACAATTCCACAAGTACCTGGTGGACAATAGCAGGGGTCAGTTTTCTTTGATTCTGGTTTGCTACACACTCCTTATGGCCTCTAGAGGCAATTACTGCTGTTGCCGTCTAAAAGGCGGCTTGGATGCCTTGTTCAACATTGTAATAAATTATATTTCATTTGTAGAAAATATATTATCTTCTATATAGCAGTTTTGAAAAGAGCAATTAGATATTAAATTATCTTGTATATGCATTGATCTGAATACACAATTAATAAATGTGCAATTAGTAAATTTTGTATTACAAACTATTGCCGTAATAAAAGAACAATTAATAAAATTACAATTAGTAAAGGAACTATAGCTTATGAAAGCACCACGAAATGAACAGAAAGAAAATTTGAGACTTCCAATTTCCCTATGGGATATTTCGTATCTGTGAAAATCAATATTATCTATATGGGTTAACTGTCTAGAAATTAAGACATCTAATTCTTTTGTTTCGATTTTAATTAGAGACTTTATAATATTTTTAAGTAATTCTTGAATGTCATTTGATATCATTTTTATTACCACCAATCTATAGGGTCTGGTTGTATATCTCTCAAAGGTATTCTTGGTTTAGATAATGGAGCAGTTCCTGGGGTACTAGCAGGTATTTGATTACACAATAATCCAGCTACCATTCTATGGTTACCATCTACAATAGTATTTCCATCCATTTTAACTGGAGGGGCAATACTACCTCTTTCAATCAATGCTGTGTATCTCGCAACAGCAGGGATGGAAACACTTTTTTGTAATGTTAGATAAGATGTTTTTGCCGTAACCATTTTAATGTTGTCTACTGTAGCATCTAAACATTTCTTACGTTTTTTTTCTTCCTGGCATTTTCCTGTACATGTATCGCTTTCCGATAATGCAATAACACCTGTTGCTGCAACTCCAAGTGCCCCATACACAATCCATTTAGGCCATGCCACATCACTGGGGTCTGGAGTCATTGTATCAATTGCAATCATAGACAATACCCCTTTGGCTACGCCAACAGCGTTCAATCCCCAAGGGTCTATCATATTCTGTGTATTTGTCGAAAATTGATAGAAGTTACTACCACCCATCAACCCAATCGGATCCTGATTCACAAACCGACCCGCATCAGGCTCATAATACCTGAAGAAGTTGTAATGCAGCCCTGTCTCACGGTCAGCGTACTGGTTTTGCAGGCGGAAGGGCTGGTATGCGCTATCCGTTACCTTGGTTTCCTCTTTCAGACGGCCCCAGCCGGTGTAGTTGCCAAACCACAAGAGGTTGCCGTCTTTATCGGTCATCTCACGCGGGATACCGATTTGGTCGCAGTGGAAGTAGTGGGTTTGCTGGCGGTTTTCGCCTTCTTCGGTTGTCCAGTTTCGGACCTGTGCCAAAGGTTCGTAGCTGTCGGGATCGGTGTAGAGATAGGTATACCTGCCGTCAGGGTGGACTTCCTGCAAGAGGTGGCTGCCGTCCCAAACGAAGCGGGTTTGGTTTTCGAGGCCGTCTGAAACTTTTCCGTCTTTCAGACGGCCTTTGCCTATCCTTCTGCCCAGGGCGTCGTAGGTGTAGGCCCAAGTCTCTTTCGTGCCGTCTTTTTTGAAGATTTCCGCTTTAACCAGTTGGTCGTGCAGGTCGTAGAAATAGTTCTGTACTTCGCCGTCGGCCAGTTCGCGGTGGATCAGGTTACCGAAGTGGTCGTAGTAATAGGTCGTGCCGTTGTAGGTTTTCAGGCGGTTGTCGGGGACGGTAGGGCTATTGTTATCGGACAGGATATTGTGCGCGGGGTCGAAGGCGAACAGTTCGTTGCCGGCTTGGGTAATCCGGCCCAGTTTGTCGTACTCGAACCGGGTCGTGCTCGTCCGCTGGTCGGTACTGTGGGTTAGGTTGCCGGTACGGTCGTAGCCGTAGCTGCGTTTGACGGCATAAGCCGATGCTACTGCATTTTTAGCTGTTTCGGTCTGCGTCAGGTCGTTGAGTGCGGCAATTTGCCTTTTCAGACGGCCTAAGGGATCGAGTTCGTAACGGCTGGCGAGTTTACCCTGTGTACGGTAGATTTCGCGGTGCAGCTTATCACGTTCGATGTCGGAGATGACTTCGTCGTCGAGGCTGATTTGGTGCAGGTGGCCGCTGCCGTAATACAGATAGTTGATTTGTCTGCCGTCGGGCAGGACGGTGGTGGTACGGTTGCCGTTGAAGTCGTAGTGGTAGAGGATGCTTTCGGTAACGGGCAGGTACAGCATGTCGTACTGCGCATTGCGCCAGTCGGTTTCGGGCAATCCGTTTCGGGCATTCTCTTCCTTAGTCGGTACCCTCCATTGGTGCTGGCCGATGATTTGGCCGTTGCCGTTGTAGTCGAAGCAGGTAATGCTGTGGCTGTTGGCGGCACGGACGAGGTTGCCGTCCAGGTCGTATTGGTAAACGGTTTCCTGAACCTTGTCGTTGTTGCGGGCGAGGGTATGGATTAAGCGTCCCAATACATCGCGTTTGAACTCGGTAGTCCGCAGCGGGGTTTGGCCGTCGAGGCCGTCTGAAAGCGGGGCGGCGTCTTTTTTGGGGACGGGTTGTCCGCCCAGCTGCGCCATCAGTTTGGCGGCAAGGGAGGCTTCGTCGCCGAATTCACGCTGTTCAATCAGTTCGTTGCCGGCGTTGTAGCGGTAGCCGGTGAGCTTATGGTCGAAACCGCTTTCTGCAATCAATCGGTCGAGGATGTCGTAGGCAAAGCGGTAGCGCGCACCGTTTTCATTGGTGAGGCCGACTAAGCGGCGGGCTTGGTCGTAATGGTAGCCGAAGGTATGGCCCAAGGCATTGGTGCGTCGGGTCGGCAGACCGTCCTGGCCGTATTCGTAGGAGGTGGTGTGGCCTTCGCCGTCGGTATGGGTGGTCAGACGACCTGCGGCATCATAGCCGAAGGTCTCCTTGCTGCCGTCGGGATAGAGGGCGAGGGTGAGGTGTTGATTGGTGTCGTAGTGGTATTCGGTGTGCTGTCCCAGCGCATCGGTAATACGCGCCAGCTGTCCTTCGGGGGTGTAAGAGAGTTTGGTTTCGTAACCCGAACAGTCGGTAATCCGGTCGGGCTGATGGTTTTCGTTATAGTGGTATGCGGTACTGCTGCCGTTCGGATCGGTTACCGACAGCAACAGACCGTTGCCGGCATATTCGAAACGGGTGATGTGTTTCAGCGGGTCGGTATGGGTCAGCAGGTTGCCCACTTCGTCATAGGTATAGCCGTGGTAACGGCTTTCGGTATCGCTTTTGCGGATCAGTCGGTAGTTGTCGTCATAGTCGAAATGCAGGATGACGCCGTCCGGACGGGTAATACTTTCTACCTGGCCTTCGTTGCTGTACTGATAACGGGTAACGCGTCCCATTGCATCGGTATGGCTGAGCAGACGGCCCAAGTCGTCGCGTTCCATCAGGTTGGTGCTGCCGTCGGCAAACACCCGTTTGGTCAACTCATTGTTGTAATCGTAATGATATTGCTCGGTACGGCCCAGTATGTCGGTTACCTCGGTGTAACCTTCGTGATAGGTAAAACGCCATTCCTCGCCCAAGGAAGTCCGGTTGCGGATGACTTTGCCGGTCGGGGTGTAGTGGTCGTATTCGTATTCCGATACCAATCCGGCCGCATCCGTATGCGACACCATCAGATTGTTCTTATAGCCGAAGCTGCGTTTGACATTACCGTCGCGGCCGATGACGCGGATCAGGTCACCACTGCCGTTGTATTCATAGCGGACCAGCGGCGTACCGACCCGAACGGTTTCGCCAAAGGCGGGTAAACCCTCCAACAGCGATACCGACAGCAGCCGCATTTTGGGCGACTGTTCATCAGCCACATTGCCGAAGTTCAGCGAGAATACCCGGCCGTTGCCGTCAATAATGTATTGCGGCAAACCGGTCAGCGGATGATAGACGAAACGCTGATGGTTGCCGTTGGCGTCTTCCACCGCGACCAAAGGGAAGAGGGTGGAATCTTCATCCGAACCGTCTTCAGCGACCACCAAAGGGGCAAAACGCAGCGCTATCGAACCGTCCAGCGAAGCAATGACGTAATGGCCGTCTTATGCTTTGTTATACATAATTTCCTATTTTTCTTCTTAAAAATAAAAATATTTTTACCCAAAAGGGTGTTGTTAATCCCCAAATTCCTCCGAATATCAATCCTTCAAGGAGCATAAAACTCTCTCTTTTGATTTGTATAGCTAATCCCAGCAACATCCCGATTATCATCTGAATAATAGATAGGTATTTAATATTTTTTCTTTCCAATTCTAAATGGAACAATATCACTAAGAAAAAAGAGATTATTGGAAGTATAACTAATTTAACTGTTACATTATCCCCATAATAAGCCATCCATAACCAAATGAAAAACCAAGAAATTAAGATGCTTATCCAATATTTTTGAATAAATTCTTTAAATTTATTAGGCATAAAAAATCCTTTTAACCACACGGGGAATCGCTAAATACACTTTTTTTCTCCCCTCCAAAAATTGCTTTAGTTATTTGGCTAGTAGCAGCAACGGCTACTCCAATCGCAGCATATTTTTTGATATTGGATAAATTATGAGCGGCTGCTTTTGTAGCCTTGCCTAGTTGTTTTCCTACTTTATGGCGGGCATTTTTGGCTCCTTGTTTTCCAAATAGTTCGGTATATTTTTTACCTAACTCCTTAGCCACAGATTTATTTTTTGCGAAACCAACAAGATTTGTTGAGCCTTTCCATGCACATTTGCCAACGGTAGCAGCACCTGGAATGGCAGGAATAATCCCACCTATGGCTGCACTTACAGCTACTGAATTCCAATTAATACAATCCAATGGTTTATTTGATAAATAATTTCCAGCAACTTGGAAAACAATATCAACAGCCCCCCCCATTAAAGCTCCCACTGCCATTACAACAAGTATTGGTAAGTTACCACTGGGATCAATCCATGAACCAGTATTAGGCGCAAAAGTATACAAATTCTCCCCACCCAACAACCCAATCGGATCCTGATTCACAAACCGCCCGACGTTCGGTTCATAATACCTAAAGAAATTGTAATGCAGCCCCGTTTCACGGTCGCAATACTGGTTCTGCAGGCGGAAGGGCTGGTATGCGCTATCCGTTACCTTGGTTTCCTCTTTCAGACGGCCCCAGCCGGTGTAGTTGCCAAACCACAAGAGGTTGCCGTCTTTATCGGTCATCTCACGCGGGATACCGATTTGGTCGCAGTGGAAGTAGTGGGTTTGCTGGCGGTTTTCGCCTTCTTCGGTTGTCCAGTTTCGGACCTGTGCCAAAGGTTCGTAGCTGTCGGGATCGGTGTAGAGATAGGTATACCTGCCGTCAGGGTGGACTTCCTGCAAGAGGTGGCTGCCGTCCCAAACGAAGCGGGTTTGGTTTTCGAGGCCGTCTGAAACTTTTCCGTCTTTCAGACGGCCTTTGCCTATCCTTCTGCCCAGGGCGTCGTAGGTGTAGGCCCAAGTCTCTTTCGTGCCGTCTTTTTTGAAGATTTCCGCTTTAACCAGTTGGTCGTGCAGGTCGTAGAAATAGTTCTGTACTTCGCCGTCGGCCAGTTCGCGGTGGATCAGGTTACCGAAGTGGTCGTAGTAATAGGTCGTGCCGTTGTAGGTTTTCAGGCGGTTGTCGGGGACGGTAGGGCTATTGTTATCGGACAGGATATTGTGCGCGGGGTCGAAGGCGAACAGTTCGTTGCCGGCTTGGGTAATCCGGCCCAGTTTGTCGTACTCGAACCGGGTCGTGCTCGTCCGCTGGTCGGTACTGTGGGTTAGGTTGCCGGTACGGTCGTAGCCGTAGCTGCGTTTGACGGCATAAGCCGATGCTACTGCATTTTTAGCTGTTTCGGTCTGCGTCAGGTCGTTGAGTGCGGCAATTTGCCTTTTCAGACGGCCTAAGGGATCGAGTTCGTAACGGCTGGCGAGTTTACCCTGTGTACGGTAGATTTCGCGGTGCAGCTTATCACGTTCGATGTCGGAGATGACTTCGTCGTCGAGGCTGATTTGGTGCAGGTGGCCGCTGCCGTAATACAGATAGTTGATTTGTCTGCCGTCGGGCAGGACGGTGGTGGTACGGTTGCCGTTGAAGTCGTAGTGGTAGAGGATGCTTTCGGTAACGGGCAGGTACAGCATGTCGTACTGCGCATTGCGCCAGTCGGTTTCGGGCAATCCGTTTCGGGCATTCTCTTCCTTAGTCGGTACCCTCCATTGGTGCTGGCCGATGATTTGGCCGTTGCCGTTGTAGTCGAAGCAGGTAATGCTGTGGCTGTTGGCGGCACGGACGAGGTTGCCGTCCAGGTCGTATTGGTAAACGGTTTCCTGAACCTTGTCGTTGTTGCGGGCGAGGGTATGGATTAAGCGTCCCAATACATCGCGTTTGAACTCGGTAGTCCGCAGCGGGGTTTGGCCGTCGAGGCCGTCTGAAAGCGGGGCGGCGTCTTTTTTGGGGACGGGTTGTCCGCCCAGCTGCGCCATCAGTTTGGCGGCAAGGGAGGCTTCGTCGCCGAATTCACGCTGTTCAATCAGTTCGTTGCCGGCGTTGTAGCGGTAGCCGGTGAGCTTATGGTCGAAACCGCTTTCTGCAATCAATCGGTCGAGGATGTCGTAGGCAAAGCGGTAGCGCGCACCGTTTTCATTGGTGAGGCCGACTAAGCGGCGGGCTTGGTCGTAATGGTAGCCGAAGGTATGGCCCAAGGCATTGGTGCGTCGGGTCGGCAGACCGTCCTGGCCGTATTCGTAGGAGGTGGTGTGGCCTTCGCCGTCGGTATGGGTGGTCAGACGACCTGCGGCATCATAGCCGAAGGTCTCCTTGCTGCCGTCGGGATAGAGGGCGAGGGTGAGGTGTTGATTGGTGTCGTAGTGGTATTCGGTGTGCTGTCCCAGCGCATCGGTAATACGCGCCAGCTGTCCTTCGGGGGTGTAAGAGAGTTTGGTTTCGTAACCCGAACAGTCGGTAATCCGGTCGGGCTGATGGTTTTCGTTATAGTGGTATGCGGTACTGCTGCCGTTCGGATCGGTTACCGACAGCAACAGACCGTTGCCGGCATATTCGAAACGGGTGATGTGTTTCAGCGGGTCGGTATGGGTCAGCAGGTTGCCCACTTCGTCATAGGTATAGCCGTGGTAACGGCTTTCGGTATCGCTTTTGCGGATCAGTCGGTAGTTGTCGTCATAGTCGAAATGCAGGATGACGCCGTCCGGACGGGTAATACTTTCTACCTGGCCTTCGTTGCTGTACTGATAACGGGTAACGCGTCCCATTGCATCGGTATGGCTGAGCAGACGGCCCAAGTCGTCGCGTTCCATCAGGTTGGTGCTGCCGTCGGCAAACACCCGTTTGGTCAACTCATTGTTGTAATCGTAATGATATTGCTCGGTACGGCCCAGTATGTCGGTTACCTCGGTGTAACCTTCGTGATAGGTAAAACGCCATTCCTCGCCCAAGGAAGTCCGGTTGCGGATGACTTTGCCGGTCGGGGTGTAGTGGTCGTATTCGTATTCCGATACCAATCCGGCCGCATCCGTATGCGACACCATCAGATTGTTCTTATAGCCGAAGCTGCGTTTGACATTACCGTCGCGGCCGATGACGCGGATCAGGTCACCACTGCCGTTGTATTCATAGCGGACCAGCGGCGTACCGACCCGAACGGTTTCGCCAAAGGCGGGTAAACCCTCCAACAGCGATACCGACAGCAGCCGCATTTTGGGCGACTGTTCATCAGCCACATTGCCGAAGTTCAGCGAGAATACCCGGCCGTTGCCGTCAATAATGTATTGCGGCAAACCGGTCAGCGGATGATAGACGAAACGCTGATGGTTGCCGTTGGCGTCTTCCACCGCGACCAAAGGGAAGAGGGTGGAATCTTCATCCGAACCGTCTTCAGCGACCACCAAAGGGGCAAAACGCAGCGCTATCGAACCGTCCAGCGAAGCAATGACGTAATGGCCGTCCGGGTTCTTGCTGAACCAAATCTGTTCGCTCTCGAACAATACCGGCTCTTCGTCATCTTCATCGACTTCCGGCAAAGGGAACAAACGGCCCTGATCGTCGATATAGGCCAATCCGGCCGCATCGCGGATAATGCGCTGGCAGCCCGGTACGCTCCAGCCCTCGCCGAGCCAGCCGGTACCGTCTTGGTCGGAATAATAGCTGCGGCTCCATACCAAAGGCAAAATGCCTTCAAAGGCAAAGTCGGCTTCACCCTCCAAAAACTTCAACCCGTGTATCGGATTGACCGGACGGCCGGCACCTACCGCCCCCTTACAGGACAAACAGGTTTTAGGGGGGAGTCTTTTGCTGAACTTGCCGTTCATATGGAACATATCGCCGGTACGCACGATATAGCGTTTGCGGATTTTAACCGAGGAAGAATGACGCATCGGCCAGGCCGGTTTGGTGGCGGTGCGGCTTTTTACCCCTTTACGGCCAGGAAGGGCGATTTCGTCGCCATAAGTTTTATCCGTCTTACTGGCATTAAAGACAAAAGCAGGCTTGCGGTTGAGGCGTACGTCTTTGGCGACGGTCTTGGCACCGCCGAGATCGGCAAAGAGTGGGAAGGGGATGGGTGGAACGGAAGGGGGAGCGGGTGGAGGAGGCCAACAGAAATCGGGGACGGTAAAGACGACCCTGAAGTCGCTGCTTTTACGGGCGATTTTATTGACGGCCATGGGGTGCTTTACTCCAGAGATTGGATAGTGATATAGAAGAATAATATCCGTTGACTGAATCTTACTTTATTTGGATATGAAAAGAAAAGCGTACTGAAAAATTTCAGATAGGATTTTTGTGTAAGTCATTGTATAGCTAGGAGAAACAGGAATGAATAGACTAAAATACTAGCACTATGAATTTAACATAATATAAATTATGTAGTTTTTCCCTATACCTAACAATCGCCGTTGTTTGTTCCTGTTTGTTAACTATTAGTCAATCTTAAAAGATTCCATATAGTACTCCAATTTTTAGTATAAAATCAATAGGTTTTGATAGAAATTTGACTGTTTAATTTCACTGTGAACCTATCATTAAATAGTAGCCTGAAGAAATAGAGTAGGGCAAAGATAGTGAATTGTGCTAACTTTGTTTGAACTTATGCAAAACTGTTCAGATGGTCTTATTTCATTAATCCTATCTTTTTTTCTCTCTACAAAATGCAAAAGACCATTGTTGATTAGTTATTATCACTTATAACTACTGTCAATCCCTGCATTTTAGTTTTCACTGTTTCTCCTACTTTCTTTCAATCTTTCCTTAATCATGTGTGAATCTTTGCTTTTTCAGTCAATGACATTATTTATTGGAGAAATGTTTTCACTATCAGCCTTAACAATCACTATTGAAATGCGCGCCGATGTTTTGCCGCCTTGCGTATGCGGCTTGGGCTACGGCGAGGCTGCATTTGAGTAGGTTGCGGTTTTCGTATTCGGATGCGGTGTGCGGCTCGGCTTGGTTTTGCTTCCAAAGCCGAAGTTGGGCGATGGCATGGCGCAGGTCGGTATCGTTGCGAAGAATGCCTAGATGGTGTTGGTTGAATACTTGCAGAGCGGGGCGGCTGAATGTGTTTTGGAGGTCGTCTGAAAAGATGCCTGCTTCAGAGAATGGGCTTTCAGACGGCCTTTGGAATGGTTCGATTTGGAACGCTT
This genomic interval from Neisseria sp. Marseille-Q5346 contains the following:
- a CDS encoding RHS repeat-associated core domain-containing protein; the encoded protein is MAVNKIARKSSDFRVVFTVPDFCWPPPPAPPSVPPIPFPLFADLGGAKTVAKDVRLNRKPAFVFNASKTDKTYGDEIALPGRKGVKSRTATKPAWPMRHSSSVKIRKRYIVRTGDMFHMNGKFSKRLPPKTCLSCKGAVGAGRPVNPIHGLKFLEGEADFAFEGILPLVWSRSYYSDQDGTGWLGEGWSVPGCQRIIRDAAGLAYIDDQGRLFPLPEVDEDDEEPVLFESEQIWFSKNPDGHYVIASLDGSIALRFAPLVVAEDGSDEDSTLFPLVAVEDANGNHQRFVYHPLTGLPQYIIDGNGRVFSLNFGNVADEQSPKMRLLSVSLLEGLPAFGETVRVGTPLVRYEYNGSGDLIRVIGRDGNVKRSFGYKNNLMVSHTDAAGLVSEYEYDHYTPTGKVIRNRTSLGEEWRFTYHEGYTEVTDILGRTEQYHYDYNNELTKRVFADGSTNLMERDDLGRLLSHTDAMGRVTRYQYSNEGQVESITRPDGVILHFDYDDNYRLIRKSDTESRYHGYTYDEVGNLLTHTDPLKHITRFEYAGNGLLLSVTDPNGSSTAYHYNENHQPDRITDCSGYETKLSYTPEGQLARITDALGQHTEYHYDTNQHLTLALYPDGSKETFGYDAAGRLTTHTDGEGHTTSYEYGQDGLPTRRTNALGHTFGYHYDQARRLVGLTNENGARYRFAYDILDRLIAESGFDHKLTGYRYNAGNELIEQREFGDEASLAAKLMAQLGGQPVPKKDAAPLSDGLDGQTPLRTTEFKRDVLGRLIHTLARNNDKVQETVYQYDLDGNLVRAANSHSITCFDYNGNGQIIGQHQWRVPTKEENARNGLPETDWRNAQYDMLYLPVTESILYHYDFNGNRTTTVLPDGRQINYLYYGSGHLHQISLDDEVISDIERDKLHREIYRTQGKLASRYELDPLGRLKRQIAALNDLTQTETAKNAVASAYAVKRSYGYDRTGNLTHSTDQRTSTTRFEYDKLGRITQAGNELFAFDPAHNILSDNNSPTVPDNRLKTYNGTTYYYDHFGNLIHRELADGEVQNYFYDLHDQLVKAEIFKKDGTKETWAYTYDALGRRIGKGRLKDGKVSDGLENQTRFVWDGSHLLQEVHPDGRYTYLYTDPDSYEPLAQVRNWTTEEGENRQQTHYFHCDQIGIPREMTDKDGNLLWFGNYTGWGRLKEETKVTDSAYQPFRLQNQYCDRETGLHYNFFRYYEPNVGRFVNQDPIGLLGGENLYTFAPNTGSWIDPSGNLPILVVMAVGALMGGAVDIVFQVAGNYLSNKPLDCINWNSVAVSAAIGGIIPAIPGAATVGKCAWKGSTNLVGFAKNKSVAKELGKKYTELFGKQGAKNARHKVGKQLGKATKAAAHNLSNIKKYAAIGVAVAATSQITKAIFGGEKKSVFSDSPCG